From a region of the Polynucleobacter corsicus genome:
- a CDS encoding EI24 domain-containing protein, which yields MQQVFKSFGLALVGAMHPKMLWLSLRPFLIVSVLWGVLIWLTWTPALEMLSTFLTASIFTSLIADGLIWAGFEGARAWIAPLFFVMLLIPLISISLLVFIALTTVPTIVKVVARQYAYKDIAKKKGGGLLGSFAYTLWSALICLALVMLTLPVWWIPPLVAVLPPLIWGWLTMRLMSYDVLALHATAEERDILLHQHRWPLLAMGIISGMLGAVPTFFWATSVLALVLFPIVSFVALWVYSLIFVFAALWFTHYLLEALKELRSIELDRSLNIEARVIDTELPNHG from the coding sequence ATGCAGCAAGTTTTTAAGTCTTTTGGCTTAGCTTTAGTTGGTGCGATGCATCCCAAAATGCTATGGCTTAGTCTGCGACCATTTTTAATTGTCTCGGTCTTGTGGGGCGTTTTAATTTGGCTAACTTGGACTCCAGCATTAGAGATGCTGAGTACTTTTCTGACGGCATCCATTTTTACTAGCTTGATTGCGGATGGCTTGATCTGGGCCGGCTTCGAGGGTGCACGTGCATGGATCGCACCGCTCTTCTTCGTGATGTTACTGATTCCTTTAATCTCCATTAGTTTATTGGTTTTCATCGCCTTGACAACCGTGCCAACCATCGTCAAGGTAGTCGCGCGTCAATACGCCTATAAAGACATTGCGAAGAAAAAGGGCGGCGGTTTGTTGGGTAGTTTTGCTTACACCCTTTGGTCCGCCTTGATCTGTTTAGCTCTAGTGATGCTCACTTTGCCAGTGTGGTGGATACCGCCACTGGTTGCTGTTTTGCCGCCATTGATTTGGGGCTGGTTGACCATGCGCCTGATGTCTTACGATGTGTTAGCGCTGCATGCTACTGCAGAAGAGCGCGATATCCTTTTGCATCAACACCGTTGGCCACTATTGGCTATGGGAATTATTTCTGGGATGTTGGGAGCGGTGCCGACCTTTTTCTGGGCAACTTCTGTTTTAGCCCTTGTCTTATTTCCCATTGTCAGCTTTGTTGCGCTGTGGGTCTATTCTTTAATCTTTGTCTTTGCTGCGCTCTGGTTTACACATTACTTGCTTGAGGCATTAAAAGAATTACGTAGTATTGAGTTGGATCGATCTTTGAATATTGAAGCGCGTGTTATTGATACGGAGTTGCCGAACCATGGTTGA
- the glnA gene encoding type I glutamate--ammonia ligase, which yields MTKTVADVMKLVKEKECTFVDFRFVDTKGKEQHTTVPISHFDEDKFESGHAFDGSSIAGWKGIEASDMLLMPDPTACYIDPFYEEPTLVITCDVIEPSDGKGYDRDPRSIAKRAESYLKSTGLGDTAYFGPEPEFFIFDGVRWGADMQGCFVKVDSEEAPWSSAAEIEGGNPGHRPGKKGGYFPVAPVDTFHDMRSEMCLILESLGIPVEVHHHEVAGQGQNELGTKFSTLVERADWTIWQKYVIQNVAHAYGKTATFMPKPIVGDNGSGMHVHQSIWKNGENLFAGNGYAGLSEFALFYIGGIIKHAKALNAITNPGTNSYKRLVPGFEAPVKLAYSARNRSASIRIPHVSSPKGRRIETRFPDPLANPYLCFSALMMAGLDGVQNKIHPGEAADKNLYDLPPEEDAKIPTVCASLEEALEALNKDREFLTRGGVFTDSMIDAYIALKMEDVTRFRMTTHPIEFDMYYSL from the coding sequence ATGACGAAGACCGTCGCTGATGTGATGAAGTTAGTTAAAGAGAAAGAATGTACTTTTGTTGATTTCCGCTTTGTAGATACAAAGGGTAAAGAGCAGCACACAACAGTACCTATTTCCCATTTTGACGAAGACAAGTTTGAGAGTGGTCACGCGTTTGACGGTTCATCTATTGCCGGTTGGAAAGGTATTGAAGCATCTGATATGTTGCTGATGCCAGATCCAACAGCTTGCTACATCGACCCATTCTATGAAGAGCCAACATTGGTGATCACATGTGACGTGATCGAGCCTTCAGATGGTAAAGGTTACGACCGTGACCCACGTTCGATTGCTAAACGTGCTGAGTCCTATTTGAAGAGCACTGGTTTGGGTGATACAGCGTACTTTGGTCCAGAGCCAGAATTCTTTATTTTTGATGGCGTCCGTTGGGGTGCTGATATGCAGGGTTGTTTCGTTAAGGTAGATTCTGAAGAGGCTCCATGGTCTTCAGCTGCTGAAATCGAAGGTGGGAACCCTGGACATCGTCCAGGTAAAAAGGGTGGTTACTTCCCAGTTGCTCCAGTAGATACATTCCATGACATGCGTTCTGAAATGTGTTTGATCCTCGAATCTTTAGGCATTCCAGTCGAAGTGCATCACCATGAAGTTGCTGGTCAAGGCCAAAACGAATTGGGCACTAAGTTCAGCACATTGGTTGAGCGTGCTGACTGGACTATCTGGCAGAAGTATGTCATTCAAAACGTAGCGCACGCTTACGGCAAGACAGCCACATTTATGCCTAAGCCTATCGTTGGCGACAACGGTTCTGGTATGCACGTTCACCAATCTATTTGGAAGAACGGCGAGAACTTGTTTGCTGGCAATGGCTACGCAGGTTTGTCAGAGTTTGCATTGTTCTACATCGGCGGCATTATTAAGCACGCTAAGGCATTGAATGCGATCACTAACCCAGGTACAAACTCATACAAGCGTTTAGTTCCAGGCTTTGAGGCTCCAGTAAAGTTGGCTTACTCTGCTCGTAACCGTTCTGCTTCGATTCGTATTCCACACGTTTCAAGCCCTAAAGGTCGTCGTATCGAAACTCGCTTCCCTGATCCATTGGCTAACCCATACCTCTGCTTCTCAGCATTGATGATGGCAGGTTTAGATGGTGTTCAGAATAAGATTCATCCAGGTGAAGCTGCTGACAAGAACTTGTATGATTTGCCACCAGAAGAAGATGCAAAGATTCCAACCGTTTGTGCAAGCTTGGAAGAGGCATTAGAAGCTTTAAACAAAGACCGTGAGTTCTTGACTCGTGGTGGTGTCTTTACAGACTCTATGATCGACGCATATATCGCTTTGAAGATGGAAGATGTCACACGTTTCCGTATGACGACTCATCCGATCGAATTCGATATGTACTACTCCCTGTAA
- the glnL gene encoding nitrogen regulation protein NR(II), giving the protein MLSAGLLRNSFKGAASAAPFFPTLLDQMPNAVVVFEADNQQLVYVNPAAESALDLSRKSLEGQSVRELFGSNEALNHMIDEVKAGHFSAKRQEMMLHSLPGSIHQESIPAHVVVASLEDPTLIMMEWFPIDQQLRSERDERVTQQVEANKQLMRNLAHEIKNPLGGIRGAAQLLEFELPEKGLREYTQVIIKESDRLQNLVDRLLAPHRKAHAMESFNVHEALERVRSLVLAEFPKGLRIIRNYDTSLPDVLGDREQLIQAVLNIAHNAAQALTEEISQGTAQIELKTRVARSVTISKQRYKMAMDLHVIDNGPGIPDEIRERIFFPLVSGRDGGSGLGLTLAQTFVQQHQGFIACNSRPGRTDFQIQIPYRRQEKVL; this is encoded by the coding sequence ATGTTGAGCGCAGGTCTGTTGCGCAATTCGTTCAAAGGGGCAGCTTCGGCTGCTCCTTTTTTTCCGACATTGCTTGATCAGATGCCCAATGCCGTCGTGGTATTTGAGGCTGATAACCAACAATTGGTTTATGTGAATCCTGCAGCAGAGTCTGCGCTGGATCTTTCTCGTAAATCACTTGAGGGTCAATCTGTGCGCGAATTATTTGGATCCAATGAAGCCCTCAATCACATGATTGATGAGGTTAAGGCAGGGCACTTTTCTGCAAAACGACAGGAAATGATGTTGCATTCCTTGCCCGGTAGCATTCATCAAGAATCTATTCCTGCGCATGTGGTGGTAGCTAGCCTTGAAGATCCAACACTCATCATGATGGAGTGGTTCCCGATTGATCAGCAGTTACGTAGCGAGCGGGATGAGCGTGTGACACAGCAAGTTGAAGCAAACAAACAGTTAATGCGTAACTTAGCGCATGAAATCAAAAATCCTTTAGGCGGCATTCGTGGCGCCGCTCAATTACTCGAGTTCGAGCTTCCAGAAAAGGGCTTGCGTGAATACACTCAAGTCATTATTAAAGAATCTGATCGCTTACAGAATTTAGTTGATCGACTGCTCGCACCGCATCGCAAGGCGCATGCCATGGAGTCATTTAATGTTCATGAGGCGCTAGAGCGAGTTCGTAGTCTCGTATTAGCTGAGTTTCCTAAGGGTCTCAGAATCATTCGTAACTATGACACCAGTCTGCCTGATGTTTTGGGTGATCGTGAGCAGTTGATTCAAGCGGTCTTAAATATTGCTCACAACGCAGCCCAGGCGCTTACTGAAGAAATTTCTCAAGGTACAGCTCAAATTGAATTGAAGACAAGAGTAGCGCGCTCAGTAACTATTTCTAAACAACGCTACAAGATGGCGATGGATTTACATGTGATTGATAACGGACCTGGTATCCCAGATGAAATTCGCGAGCGCATTTTCTTCCCCTTGGTATCTGGTAGGGATGGGGGCAGTGGTCTTGGCCTTACTTTAGCTCAAACTTTTGTGCAGCAGCACCAAGGCTTTATCGCCTGTAATAGCCGTCCTGGACGGACTGATTTCCAAATTCAAATTCCTTATCGCAGGCAGGAGAAAGTATTATGA
- a CDS encoding cytochrome D1 domain-containing protein — protein sequence MHTYISKAKFVSISTLTVFVLTGLLNAVYAQGSNSSESKAEPKLAVVLNSGEATVSLIDMPNRKVIKTVPVGKEPHHLMMAPDQKTLLIANAAGNDVALMNPTTGELTGKISDIIDPYQIGYSPNHKWFIANGNRLDRVDVYRAQGADLKLAKAIKLGKTPSHVAFTADSKIAFITLQDSNELAAIDLDTQTVIWKITTGKVPAGVWMTPGDQYLLIGITGEDYVQVVDWKTRKEVKRILTGKGAHNFRPLGDKKHVFVTNRIASSISMINMQTLEKIGDITGLPAGPDDMEITPDGKTIWVTLRFSKKVGVIDIPSMKLVSVIPVGRSPHGVFFTPRASWE from the coding sequence ATGCATACCTATATTAGTAAAGCCAAATTTGTCAGTATTTCAACCCTTACTGTATTTGTCCTGACTGGGCTTTTAAATGCTGTCTATGCTCAAGGTTCAAACTCATCTGAGTCCAAGGCGGAGCCCAAGTTAGCGGTAGTCTTGAATTCTGGTGAAGCTACCGTCAGTCTGATTGATATGCCCAACCGCAAAGTGATTAAGACTGTGCCGGTTGGAAAAGAGCCTCATCACTTGATGATGGCCCCTGACCAAAAGACTTTGCTGATTGCCAATGCCGCGGGCAATGATGTTGCGTTGATGAATCCCACCACTGGTGAGTTAACTGGCAAGATATCAGACATCATTGATCCATATCAAATTGGTTATTCGCCAAATCATAAGTGGTTTATTGCAAACGGTAATCGCTTGGATAGGGTAGATGTCTATCGCGCGCAAGGTGCGGATCTCAAGCTGGCTAAAGCAATTAAGCTGGGTAAGACACCAAGTCATGTCGCATTCACGGCAGATAGCAAGATCGCCTTTATTACTTTGCAAGACTCCAATGAACTTGCGGCAATTGATTTGGATACCCAGACTGTCATATGGAAAATCACCACGGGTAAGGTGCCAGCAGGAGTCTGGATGACGCCTGGTGATCAATACTTGTTAATTGGTATTACTGGTGAGGACTATGTTCAAGTCGTTGATTGGAAAACCCGTAAAGAGGTAAAGCGAATCTTGACTGGAAAGGGCGCTCACAACTTCCGTCCCTTAGGTGATAAAAAGCATGTGTTTGTAACCAATCGTATTGCGTCAAGTATCAGCATGATTAATATGCAGACTCTGGAAAAGATAGGCGATATTACTGGTCTGCCGGCAGGCCCCGATGATATGGAAATTACACCTGATGGAAAAACTATATGGGTCACACTCCGTTTTTCTAAAAAGGTGGGAGTGATTGACATACCTTCGATGAAGCTGGTCTCAGTAATTCCTGTTGGTAGATCCCCTCACGGTGTTTTCTTCACTCCGCGTGCTAGCTGGGAATAG
- a CDS encoding polysaccharide deacetylase family protein gives MNATLVRLTAFIVLAACSLLGIAQEANCKKTVYLTFDTGNMSVAQTIADILNRQNVKATFFLANEKTSRGDFSLDDSWKSYWQDRVREGHHFGSHTYDHVYFVKDGPSGEIFAKPQFGPKAGVATLYSEAAYCREIRRVDERFKELTGASIQKIWRAPGGKTSPRSSRMGDQCAYQHVGWNPAGFLGDELSSETHPNKALLDKASSQLQDGDIAMAHLGIWSRKDPWAPAVLEQLILNLKARGFCFATLPKRDK, from the coding sequence TTGAATGCGACCCTCGTTCGACTGACGGCATTCATCGTTCTGGCGGCATGCTCCTTGCTGGGTATTGCACAAGAGGCGAATTGTAAAAAAACGGTTTACCTAACTTTTGATACTGGCAATATGTCTGTAGCGCAAACGATTGCCGACATTTTAAATCGTCAGAATGTGAAAGCTACTTTTTTTCTAGCGAATGAAAAAACTAGCCGTGGTGATTTTTCTTTAGATGATTCTTGGAAATCATATTGGCAAGATCGGGTGCGTGAAGGTCATCACTTTGGTAGTCATACCTATGACCATGTGTACTTTGTGAAGGACGGCCCAAGCGGAGAAATCTTTGCAAAGCCACAATTCGGCCCAAAGGCTGGTGTAGCAACTCTGTACAGCGAAGCAGCTTATTGCCGAGAAATCCGTCGAGTGGATGAGCGCTTCAAAGAGTTAACCGGCGCCAGTATTCAAAAAATCTGGCGAGCTCCTGGTGGAAAAACATCCCCCCGTTCGAGCAGGATGGGTGATCAATGTGCTTACCAGCATGTTGGCTGGAATCCTGCGGGATTTTTGGGGGATGAGTTGAGTTCAGAGACGCATCCTAACAAAGCGCTGCTGGATAAGGCTAGTAGCCAGCTTCAGGATGGCGATATCGCTATGGCGCATTTGGGTATTTGGTCACGTAAGGATCCCTGGGCTCCAGCAGTTTTAGAGCAACTGATTCTGAATTTGAAGGCTCGGGGGTTTTGTTTTGCAACCCTGCCAAAACGGGATAAATAA
- a CDS encoding sterol desaturase family protein yields the protein MDLNPLTAAIASAYASVQEFLFTYVAGPILYQFDLMSMAEDVFDGIDWFLFGCIQIFLIAVILRAWERFSPAEIQERFAKSSKADIFYTLFHRLGIFHGLIFIALSGLFFQLDSVLHDFRFGRLNVESWWPPVTSIPLVSFFIYFVLLDLVEYLYHRASHVFNWWWKLHALHHSQTVMTAWSDDRNHIIDDIMHAFVFSFFALLFGVSPSQFIVLVVLSQLIQSWQHANLKIDLGFFKYFLISPMYHRLHHAVGFGHEAKGKPGVLGGCNFGVLFPWWDMMLNTAIFSKEVHPTGVRDLVLSPNVLQHQWQSLIHSIREIFPKAK from the coding sequence ATGGACTTAAACCCCCTGACAGCCGCCATCGCATCAGCCTACGCTAGCGTTCAAGAATTCTTGTTTACCTATGTAGCTGGGCCAATTTTGTATCAATTTGACCTGATGTCGATGGCCGAGGATGTATTTGATGGCATCGACTGGTTTTTGTTTGGATGCATTCAGATTTTCCTGATTGCGGTGATTCTCAGAGCCTGGGAGAGATTTTCCCCTGCAGAGATACAAGAGCGGTTTGCGAAGAGCTCCAAGGCGGATATTTTTTACACCCTGTTTCATCGTCTAGGCATTTTTCACGGTCTGATTTTTATTGCCTTATCCGGACTTTTCTTTCAGCTTGATTCGGTCTTGCATGACTTCCGTTTTGGCAGACTGAATGTGGAGTCCTGGTGGCCACCAGTCACATCCATACCCTTGGTGAGTTTTTTTATCTACTTTGTCTTACTTGATTTGGTGGAGTATCTATATCACCGCGCCTCCCATGTGTTTAATTGGTGGTGGAAATTACATGCCTTGCATCATAGTCAAACGGTGATGACTGCTTGGTCTGATGATCGCAATCACATCATCGACGACATCATGCATGCCTTTGTGTTTTCTTTCTTTGCTCTATTGTTTGGCGTATCACCTAGTCAATTTATTGTGTTGGTGGTGTTAAGCCAACTGATTCAAAGCTGGCAACATGCCAATTTGAAGATTGATCTTGGCTTTTTTAAATACTTCTTAATTTCTCCGATGTATCACCGGCTGCATCACGCGGTAGGTTTCGGTCACGAGGCCAAAGGTAAACCAGGTGTTTTAGGGGGTTGTAACTTTGGTGTTTTATTTCCTTGGTGGGATATGATGCTTAATACTGCAATCTTTTCAAAAGAAGTTCATCCCACTGGAGTCAGGGACTTAGTTTTGTCGCCCAATGTATTGCAGCATCAGTGGCAAAGTCTCATTCACTCGATTCGAGAAATCTTTCCCAAAGCAAAATAG
- a CDS encoding competence/damage-inducible protein A: MVEVLKNSSLEDSEANTRRFGLIVIGDEILSGRRQDKHLSKLIELLNERGLSLSWAKYVADDPEQITATLKDTFASGDVVFSTGGIGATPDDHTRQCAALALGTQTQLHATAQELIAGRIRIMAEGDPMKADLNTAENQHRFKMGEFPIGSDIIPNPYNQIPGFSIREHYFVPGFPVMAAPMMAWCLDTHYQNLFHRENWAEQSFIVPKGIESVLTPLMERIEASYPGVKVFSLPSVGDSSRGGVYADRHIELGIKGNASLLEEAWIALRAGTEALGYVIHDISKSD, translated from the coding sequence ATGGTTGAGGTATTAAAAAATTCGAGTCTCGAGGACTCCGAAGCAAATACTCGTCGTTTCGGTTTAATTGTGATTGGTGATGAAATTTTGTCTGGGCGTCGTCAAGACAAGCATCTGAGTAAATTGATTGAGCTTTTAAATGAGCGTGGCCTAAGCTTATCTTGGGCTAAATATGTCGCAGATGATCCCGAACAAATTACCGCTACCTTGAAAGATACCTTCGCAAGTGGTGATGTGGTTTTCAGTACCGGGGGTATCGGAGCTACGCCTGATGACCACACTAGACAATGTGCCGCTTTAGCTTTGGGTACACAAACGCAATTACATGCGACTGCACAAGAGCTTATTGCAGGACGTATTCGGATCATGGCAGAGGGCGACCCCATGAAGGCCGATCTCAATACTGCGGAAAATCAGCATCGCTTTAAGATGGGGGAGTTTCCAATTGGGAGTGACATCATCCCAAATCCCTATAACCAGATCCCTGGTTTTTCGATTCGCGAGCACTATTTTGTGCCTGGCTTTCCTGTCATGGCTGCGCCCATGATGGCGTGGTGCCTGGATACCCATTATCAGAATTTATTTCATCGTGAAAACTGGGCAGAGCAAAGTTTTATTGTTCCAAAAGGGATTGAGTCCGTTTTAACACCCTTAATGGAGCGTATTGAGGCCTCATATCCAGGCGTAAAGGTCTTTAGTCTCCCGTCAGTTGGCGATTCCTCTAGAGGCGGTGTCTACGCCGACCGGCATATTGAATTGGGTATTAAGGGTAATGCCAGTCTATTAGAAGAGGCCTGGATTGCTTTGCGAGCAGGCACTGAGGCTTTGGGTTATGTAATTCATGATATTTCAAAATCTGATTAA